From [Clostridium] symbiosum, a single genomic window includes:
- the gltS gene encoding sodium/glutamate symporter, with protein sequence MMVIELDMYQACALGALVYCLGRFMVKKLGFLSKYCIPAPVAGGIVFALAHLALYGAGVLEFSFDTTVQTILMTVFFCSVGFTACFRLLKKGGLQVFIFLALSVGMCIIQDAVGSGLAAAFGLNPLLGLCMGSMPLVGGHGTSGSFGPLLEQTYGVSGALTVALAAATYGLVSGSMMGGPIARARVEKMGLKSTAKAEGTAVDEIGSPIDGQKFTNAAAFLAVAIGIGTLIFTFFKNIGLTMPAYIGAMLCAAAIRNIWDVKNSELPMEEIDALGGLSLNLYLAMAMMNLKLWQLAALALPMIVILLIQTLVMFLYANYAVFNIMGRDYEAAAMTTAFCGFGMGATPNAMANMRALQEKYGPAPRAFFIVPLVGSLFVDFFNSMVLTTFMNIL encoded by the coding sequence ATGATGGTAATTGAGCTTGATATGTATCAGGCCTGTGCGCTGGGGGCACTCGTCTATTGTTTGGGAAGGTTTATGGTAAAAAAACTGGGATTTCTCAGTAAGTACTGTATTCCGGCACCGGTAGCAGGAGGTATTGTCTTCGCATTAGCACATCTGGCGCTTTACGGGGCGGGAGTCCTGGAATTCTCATTTGATACTACAGTTCAAACGATTCTTATGACCGTGTTCTTCTGCAGCGTAGGTTTTACAGCCTGTTTCCGGCTCCTGAAAAAAGGCGGCCTGCAGGTGTTTATATTCCTTGCATTGTCGGTCGGAATGTGTATTATCCAGGATGCAGTGGGAAGCGGATTGGCGGCGGCATTCGGACTTAACCCGCTTTTAGGCCTCTGTATGGGGTCCATGCCTCTGGTTGGCGGCCACGGAACATCGGGTTCCTTCGGACCTCTTCTGGAACAGACATACGGAGTATCGGGAGCTCTTACCGTTGCCCTGGCGGCAGCTACATACGGCCTTGTTTCAGGAAGCATGATGGGCGGGCCGATTGCAAGGGCACGTGTTGAAAAAATGGGACTTAAATCAACCGCTAAGGCAGAAGGAACCGCAGTTGACGAGATTGGTTCCCCGATCGACGGACAGAAATTTACCAATGCAGCGGCATTTCTTGCAGTTGCCATCGGTATCGGAACTTTAATTTTCACTTTCTTTAAAAATATCGGCCTCACAATGCCGGCTTATATCGGCGCAATGCTCTGTGCCGCAGCAATCCGTAACATCTGGGACGTAAAGAATTCGGAGCTTCCGATGGAAGAAATCGACGCACTGGGCGGCCTTTCCCTGAACCTTTATCTGGCGATGGCGATGATGAACCTGAAGCTGTGGCAGCTTGCCGCACTGGCGCTTCCGATGATTGTCATCCTGCTTATACAGACCCTGGTAATGTTCCTTTACGCCAACTACGCAGTGTTCAACATTATGGGCCGCGACTATGAGGCGGCAGCCATGACGACGGCATTCTGTGGATTCGGTATGGGCGCCACACCGAACGCAATGGCGAACATGAGAGCTTTACAGGAAAAATACGGCCCGGCGCCGAGAGCATTCTTCATTGTGCCGCTGGTAGGAAGCCTGTTTGTAGACTTCTTTAACTCGATGGTGCTTACGACCTTCATGAATATTTTGTAA
- a CDS encoding dUTP diphosphatase, which yields MRIKIKYFTDKIEKLDYIAGKSDWIDLRAAADMELKQGEFALIPLGVAMELPNGYEAHVVPRSSTFKNFGIIQTNHMGVIDETYCGDNDQWFFPAYALRDTKISTGDRICQFRIMEHQPAIEFEEAPVLGHEDRGGHGSTGKN from the coding sequence ATGAGAATCAAAATCAAATATTTTACCGACAAAATAGAAAAACTCGATTATATTGCAGGGAAATCCGACTGGATTGATCTGAGGGCCGCGGCGGACATGGAGCTGAAACAGGGAGAATTTGCCCTGATTCCCCTCGGTGTGGCGATGGAGCTTCCGAACGGATATGAGGCGCATGTGGTTCCAAGAAGCAGCACATTCAAAAATTTCGGAATCATCCAGACAAACCATATGGGCGTCATTGATGAGACTTACTGCGGCGACAACGATCAGTGGTTTTTCCCGGCTTATGCCCTCAGGGATACAAAGATTAGCACCGGCGACCGGATTTGCCAGTTCCGTATCATGGAGCACCAGCCGGCAATCGAATTCGAGGAGGCGCCGGTTCTCGGCCACGAGGACCGAGGCGGTCACGGAAGCACCGGAAAGAACTGA
- a CDS encoding tetratricopeptide repeat protein, producing the protein MRRGTSIVLAALTASALMLGGCGEPKAAKEARLKGIEQVKSGDYASAVESFDLALKEADGVVNAFELDILKYRGEAEFMLEDYTAAAHTYGILADVDEKEPEYLYYKAASEAMSGDPDTAAETYAKAKEAVKSEEKTAAGAGIAVSSIADAYRTAGNYDKAVEFCEAAISSGISGPGIYNQMGLCMMAAERFDEAISYFEQGIAMGGSGESRQMMYNVGAVYEKKGDFAKALETFRSYVAEYGSTPELEKEIAFLESR; encoded by the coding sequence ATGAGAAGAGGAACGTCAATTGTCCTTGCGGCGCTTACCGCGTCGGCGCTCATGCTGGGCGGATGCGGGGAGCCGAAAGCAGCAAAAGAGGCGAGGCTAAAAGGAATCGAACAGGTGAAAAGCGGAGACTATGCGTCGGCGGTGGAATCCTTTGATCTGGCCCTGAAAGAAGCGGACGGGGTTGTAAATGCCTTCGAACTGGATATACTGAAATACAGGGGCGAGGCGGAATTTATGCTGGAAGACTATACGGCGGCTGCGCATACGTACGGAATTCTGGCGGATGTGGATGAGAAGGAGCCGGAGTATCTGTATTACAAGGCGGCGTCCGAGGCCATGTCCGGGGATCCGGATACGGCGGCCGAGACGTATGCGAAGGCAAAAGAGGCGGTAAAGAGCGAAGAAAAGACGGCGGCAGGAGCCGGGATTGCGGTGTCCTCGATTGCGGATGCCTACAGAACGGCGGGGAATTACGATAAGGCGGTGGAATTTTGTGAAGCGGCCATAAGCAGCGGAATTTCCGGCCCCGGGATTTACAACCAGATGGGCCTCTGCATGATGGCAGCCGAGCGTTTCGACGAGGCGATTTCCTATTTTGAGCAGGGGATTGCGATGGGCGGTTCGGGGGAGAGCCGTCAGATGATGTACAACGTGGGCGCCGTTTACGAGAAAAAAGGCGATTTTGCAAAGGCGCTTGAGACCTTCAGAAGCTATGTGGCGGAGTATGGTTCCACGCCCGAGCTGGAAAAAGAAATTGCATTTCTGGAGAGCCGTTAG
- the hflX gene encoding GTPase HflX, producing the protein MAELIDLKELEERVILIAVSTSDEDDTKESLDELEELADTAGAVTVDKIIQNRERVHPGTYLGKGKIEEVRERVWELGATGVICDDELSPAQLRNLENALDTKVMDRTMVILDIFAAHAVTSEGKIQVELAQLKYRAARLVGLRNSLSRLGGGIGTRGPGEKKLEVDRRLIHDRIGQLKAELEEVKRHREVSRKQRDRNYTLSAAIVGYTNAGKSTLLNKLTGAGILAEDKLFATLDPTTRGMELPSGQQILLTDTVGFIRKLPHHLIEAFRSTLEEARYSDIILHVVDCSNPQMDAQIHIVYETLRKLEITDKTVVTVFNKIDRLEHEVILKDLQSDYQVRVSAKTGGGLNELTEILETILRSRKIFLEKLYPYKDAGKIQTIRRYGQLLSEEYRDDGIMVTAYVPTELYSGLMTDG; encoded by the coding sequence ATGGCAGAACTGATTGATTTAAAAGAGCTTGAGGAGCGTGTGATCCTGATTGCGGTCAGCACCTCCGATGAAGATGATACAAAAGAGTCCCTGGATGAGCTGGAAGAACTGGCCGATACGGCCGGCGCGGTGACGGTGGACAAGATTATCCAGAACAGGGAGAGAGTCCATCCCGGCACCTACCTCGGCAAGGGAAAGATTGAGGAGGTGCGGGAGCGGGTATGGGAGCTTGGCGCCACAGGCGTAATCTGCGATGACGAGCTTTCACCGGCACAGCTTCGCAACCTGGAGAATGCGCTGGACACAAAGGTGATGGACCGGACGATGGTCATCCTGGATATTTTTGCGGCCCACGCCGTTACGAGCGAGGGTAAGATACAGGTGGAGCTGGCGCAGCTCAAGTACCGGGCGGCCCGCCTGGTGGGCCTGCGCAACTCCCTCTCACGTCTGGGAGGCGGAATCGGAACGAGGGGACCCGGCGAGAAAAAACTGGAGGTGGACCGCCGTCTGATCCACGATCGGATTGGACAATTGAAAGCAGAGCTTGAGGAAGTCAAGCGCCACCGGGAGGTTTCCAGAAAACAGCGCGACCGGAACTACACGTTGTCGGCGGCGATTGTGGGATATACCAACGCAGGTAAATCCACGCTGCTTAATAAACTGACGGGAGCCGGGATCCTGGCGGAGGATAAGCTGTTCGCCACCCTCGATCCCACCACAAGGGGGATGGAACTGCCCAGCGGGCAGCAGATTCTCCTGACCGATACGGTTGGGTTTATCAGAAAGCTTCCCCACCATCTGATCGAGGCGTTTCGGAGCACCCTGGAGGAGGCCAGATACAGCGATATCATTCTCCACGTGGTAGACTGTTCCAATCCTCAGATGGACGCCCAGATCCACATCGTCTATGAGACGCTGAGGAAACTTGAGATTACGGATAAGACCGTGGTCACGGTATTTAACAAGATCGACCGGCTGGAGCACGAAGTGATTCTTAAGGATCTGCAGTCCGACTACCAGGTGAGGGTTTCCGCCAAAACGGGCGGAGGGCTTAATGAGTTGACGGAGATTCTGGAAACTATTCTGCGGAGCCGGAAAATCTTCCTGGAAAAACTGTATCCTTATAAAGATGCGGGGAAGATTCAAACCATCCGCAGGTACGGCCAGCTCCTTTCGGAAGAATACCGGGATGATGGAATTATGGTGACGGCATACGTGCCGACCGAATTATATTCCGGTCTGATGACGGACGGCTGA
- a CDS encoding ribonucleoside triphosphate reductase, whose translation MISVIKRDGEVAEFNLGKITNAIKKAFKATKNDYNQEILELLSLRVTADFQSKMSEGKISVEEVQDSVEHVLEQTGYTEVAKAYILYRKQREKIRNMKATILDYKDVVNNYVKVEDWRVKENSTVTYSVGGLILSNSGAVTANYWLSEVYDHEIAEAHRNADIHLHDLSMLTGYCAGWSLKQLLMEGLGGIPGKITSSPAKHLSVLCNQMVNFLGIMQNEWAGAQAFSSFDTYLAPFVKVDNLSYDSVKKCIESFIYGVNTPSRWGTQAPFSNITLDWTVPDDMAEMNAIVGGREMDFKYKDCKAEMDLINKAFIETMIEGDANGRGFQYPIPTYSITKDFDWSDTENNRLLFEMTSKYGTPYFSNYINSDMRPSDVRSMCCRLRLDLRELRKKTGGFFGSGESTGSVGVVTINMPRIAYLAMNEEDFYRRLDHMMDISARSLHIKREVITKLLDNGLYPYTKRYLGTFANHFSTIGLLGMNEAGLNARWLRKDMTHEETQEFTKNVLNHMRERLSDYQEMYGDLYNLEATPAESTSYRLAKHDRKHFPDILTAGQPGETPYYTNSSHLPVGYTADIFDALDVQDEIQTLYTSGTVFHAFLGEKLPDWRSAAKLVRTIAENYKLPYYTLSPTYSICQEHGYLIGEHFTCPVCGKKAEVYSRITGYYRPVQNWNEGKTQEYKDRTSYDVTRSVLKNGKKFILEPQESGNRGQETMEKGNGAGEGIYLFTTKTCPNCKIAKEFLKDREYEVVDAEENPELSDRFGIMQAPTLVQVGKDGEIKKYVNASNIRKFVEENR comes from the coding sequence ATGATCAGCGTTATAAAGCGTGACGGAGAAGTGGCGGAATTCAATCTGGGAAAGATTACGAACGCAATTAAGAAGGCCTTTAAGGCGACAAAGAATGACTATAATCAGGAGATTCTGGAACTGTTATCCCTGAGAGTTACAGCCGATTTCCAGTCCAAGATGTCGGAAGGGAAAATCAGCGTGGAAGAGGTGCAGGACAGCGTGGAGCATGTGCTGGAACAGACAGGTTACACGGAAGTTGCCAAGGCGTACATTTTATATAGAAAACAGAGAGAGAAAATCCGTAACATGAAAGCGACCATCCTGGATTACAAGGATGTGGTCAACAACTATGTTAAGGTGGAAGACTGGCGTGTTAAGGAGAATTCCACGGTCACCTATTCGGTGGGCGGACTCATTTTAAGCAACTCCGGGGCGGTAACGGCAAACTACTGGCTCTCCGAGGTCTATGATCATGAGATTGCCGAGGCCCACAGGAATGCGGACATCCATCTGCACGATCTGTCGATGCTGACAGGCTACTGCGCAGGCTGGTCTTTAAAACAGCTTCTGATGGAAGGTCTGGGCGGAATCCCGGGAAAGATTACTTCCTCACCGGCCAAGCACCTCTCCGTACTGTGCAACCAGATGGTCAACTTCCTCGGAATCATGCAGAACGAATGGGCGGGAGCTCAGGCATTTTCCTCTTTTGATACATACCTTGCGCCTTTTGTAAAAGTTGATAATTTATCATACGATTCCGTAAAGAAATGCATTGAATCCTTTATCTACGGTGTCAATACGCCGAGCCGCTGGGGAACCCAGGCTCCATTCTCCAATATTACCCTGGACTGGACCGTCCCGGACGATATGGCCGAGATGAATGCCATTGTCGGCGGCAGAGAGATGGATTTTAAATATAAAGACTGTAAGGCGGAGATGGATCTGATTAACAAGGCCTTTATCGAGACGATGATCGAGGGGGACGCCAACGGACGGGGTTTCCAGTATCCAATCCCGACCTACTCCATCACAAAGGATTTCGACTGGTCCGACACGGAGAACAACCGCCTCCTGTTCGAGATGACATCCAAATACGGAACGCCGTATTTTTCCAACTATATCAACAGCGATATGCGGCCGAGCGATGTCAGGAGCATGTGCTGCCGCTTAAGACTGGATCTGCGCGAACTGCGCAAGAAGACGGGCGGGTTCTTCGGCTCCGGCGAGAGTACCGGTTCCGTGGGCGTTGTGACGATCAACATGCCGAGAATCGCTTATCTGGCGATGAATGAGGAGGATTTCTACAGACGCCTCGACCATATGATGGATATTTCCGCACGTTCGTTACATATCAAGAGGGAGGTTATCACAAAGCTTCTGGATAACGGCCTCTACCCTTATACAAAACGCTATCTGGGAACCTTTGCCAACCATTTTTCCACCATCGGCCTTCTGGGTATGAACGAGGCGGGACTCAATGCGAGGTGGCTGCGCAAGGACATGACCCACGAAGAGACGCAGGAATTTACCAAGAATGTGCTGAACCACATGAGGGAACGCCTCTCTGACTATCAGGAGATGTACGGCGATCTCTACAATCTGGAGGCGACTCCGGCGGAATCCACCTCCTACCGTCTGGCAAAGCACGACAGAAAGCATTTCCCGGATATCCTCACCGCAGGCCAGCCTGGCGAGACGCCGTATTATACCAACAGCTCCCATCTTCCGGTGGGTTATACGGCCGATATCTTTGACGCCCTGGACGTCCAGGACGAGATTCAGACGCTTTATACCTCGGGCACGGTGTTCCATGCGTTCCTGGGAGAGAAGCTGCCCGACTGGAGATCGGCGGCCAAGCTGGTGCGTACGATAGCCGAGAACTACAAGCTGCCGTATTACACCCTGTCACCGACCTACTCCATCTGCCAGGAGCACGGTTATCTGATCGGCGAACACTTTACCTGCCCTGTCTGCGGAAAGAAAGCGGAGGTTTACAGCCGCATTACCGGATATTACCGTCCGGTGCAGAACTGGAATGAGGGGAAGACGCAGGAGTATAAGGACAGGACGTCATATGACGTGACGCGTTCCGTATTAAAGAATGGAAAGAAATTTATCCTGGAGCCGCAGGAGAGCGGGAACAGGGGACAGGAAACGATGGAGAAGGGGAACGGAGCCGGAGAGGGAATCTACCTCTTTACGACAAAGACATGCCCTAACTGTAAAATCGCCAAAGAGTTCCTGAAAGACAGGGAATACGAGGTGGTGGATGCCGAGGAAAATCCGGAGCTGTCCGACCGTTTCGGCATCATGCAGGCCCCTACCCTTGTCCAGGTAGGTAAAGACGGAGAGATTAAAAAATACGTCAACGCCTCCAATATCAGAAAATTTGTGGAAGAGAACAGATAA
- a CDS encoding amino acid carrier protein has product MEQLESILTKINSILWGNWLVYVLLALGVLYTFANGFVQLRHFRFIMKKTLIDSFKSRNVDKGSGSISTFKAMMVTLAGNVGGGNVVGVATAIVTGGMGAVFWMWFAAFWGMALKYGEIVLSQLYRGRDRNGNLLSGPMYYIRDGLKMPWLGVVIAVLMCLKMMGANLVQSNTISGILNTQYGVPTWLVGVLLIALLMCITLGGLKRVADIATSLVPTMSIFYIIIGILVILLNINQVPAVFAEIFTEAFSIKAAAGGTGGFIMAKAMQYGITRGMYSNEAGEGTAPFAHGSSIVGHPCEEGITGVTEVFLDTIIICTITALVVGVTGVYKIDGMNATVMALTAFGTVWAPLKHLGAFALLVFCFTTLMGQWFNAAKSFNYAFGPKVTGKIKYIYPFLCIIGAIQKISLVWTIQDLAMGLVIIPNMIALIILFPQVRKQTKDYFSNPKFYPQAASKKR; this is encoded by the coding sequence ATGGAACAACTGGAATCAATACTGACAAAAATCAATTCGATACTCTGGGGAAACTGGCTCGTCTACGTTCTTCTTGCGCTGGGCGTTCTCTACACCTTTGCCAACGGCTTTGTCCAGCTTCGCCACTTCCGATTTATCATGAAAAAAACGCTGATCGACTCATTTAAATCCCGAAACGTGGACAAGGGCAGCGGCTCCATTTCCACCTTCAAGGCCATGATGGTAACGCTGGCCGGCAACGTGGGAGGCGGCAATGTAGTCGGCGTCGCCACCGCAATTGTGACCGGCGGCATGGGCGCTGTATTCTGGATGTGGTTCGCCGCATTCTGGGGCATGGCATTAAAATATGGAGAGATCGTCCTCTCCCAGCTCTACAGAGGACGTGACCGTAACGGTAACCTGCTCAGCGGCCCTATGTACTATATCCGTGACGGCCTGAAAATGCCCTGGCTGGGCGTTGTCATCGCCGTTCTCATGTGTCTGAAGATGATGGGCGCCAATCTGGTGCAGTCCAACACCATCTCCGGCATTTTAAACACCCAGTACGGCGTACCGACCTGGCTTGTGGGCGTTCTGCTGATTGCGCTTTTAATGTGTATCACCCTGGGCGGGCTGAAACGAGTGGCCGATATCGCCACCTCCCTCGTGCCCACCATGTCCATCTTTTATATTATAATCGGCATCCTGGTCATCCTGTTAAATATCAACCAGGTACCGGCCGTATTTGCCGAAATTTTCACCGAGGCGTTCTCGATAAAGGCCGCTGCCGGAGGAACCGGCGGTTTCATTATGGCAAAAGCCATGCAGTACGGCATCACCCGCGGCATGTATTCCAATGAGGCGGGCGAGGGAACCGCTCCGTTCGCCCACGGCTCCTCCATTGTCGGACATCCCTGTGAAGAGGGAATCACAGGCGTGACCGAGGTGTTTCTGGACACGATCATCATCTGTACCATCACCGCGCTGGTGGTCGGCGTAACGGGTGTCTATAAAATCGACGGTATGAACGCCACCGTAATGGCGCTCACCGCGTTCGGCACCGTCTGGGCGCCGCTTAAGCACCTGGGGGCATTTGCCCTCCTGGTATTCTGCTTTACCACGCTGATGGGCCAGTGGTTCAATGCCGCCAAAAGCTTTAACTACGCCTTCGGCCCAAAGGTGACCGGAAAAATTAAATATATTTATCCGTTCCTCTGCATCATCGGCGCTATCCAGAAAATCAGCCTCGTATGGACTATCCAGGATTTGGCGATGGGACTCGTCATTATCCCCAACATGATCGCATTAATTATCCTGTTCCCTCAGGTGAGGAAGCAGACAAAGGATTACTTCTCCAATCCGAAATTCTATCCGCAGGCCGCTTCCAAAAAGCGGTAG
- a CDS encoding LysR family transcriptional regulator codes for MNLKEQTYVCVLAECGNITKAADRLYISQPALSIYINNLEKMLGTKLFERAGKRFVLTYAGELYVEKARKMLELKKEFDEALAGLMNNKRGKIRVGVQLRRETWLLPPVLYRFASEYPGIEVVIREGNMWELSQMLERYELDLVLMNSAAVRKDMEYQVLFEEELLIAVPQIHPLNEKAVYVEGSRYRNLDLNWLEGENLILQHPNQSIRADVDAALKDAGVHPGKIQVIRNIETAIQMTAEGLGISFNRESYAGNMKYRKKVNYYTMGESSRKTAFVAGYRQGMYVPEYMQHFIKLISEQGKEYIFS; via the coding sequence ATGAACCTGAAAGAACAGACTTACGTTTGTGTGCTGGCGGAATGCGGCAACATCACCAAGGCCGCGGACAGGCTGTATATATCTCAGCCGGCCCTCAGCATCTATATCAACAATCTGGAAAAAATGCTGGGCACAAAGCTGTTTGAGCGGGCCGGTAAGCGGTTTGTCCTGACCTATGCGGGCGAGCTCTATGTGGAAAAGGCGAGAAAGATGCTGGAGCTCAAGAAGGAATTCGACGAGGCGCTGGCTGGCCTGATGAATAATAAAAGAGGGAAAATACGCGTCGGGGTGCAGCTGCGCCGTGAGACATGGCTCCTGCCTCCAGTTCTCTACCGGTTTGCAAGTGAATATCCGGGCATTGAAGTGGTGATCCGGGAAGGCAACATGTGGGAGTTGAGCCAGATGCTGGAACGGTATGAACTGGATCTCGTTCTGATGAATTCCGCCGCCGTCAGAAAGGATATGGAGTACCAGGTGCTCTTTGAGGAGGAGCTGCTGATTGCGGTGCCGCAGATCCATCCCCTGAACGAGAAGGCGGTCTATGTGGAAGGTTCCCGCTACAGAAACCTGGATCTCAACTGGCTGGAAGGGGAAAACCTGATTCTGCAGCACCCGAACCAGAGTATCCGTGCCGATGTGGACGCCGCCCTGAAGGATGCGGGCGTGCACCCGGGAAAAATCCAGGTGATTCGGAATATCGAGACGGCCATCCAGATGACGGCCGAGGGCCTGGGAATCAGTTTCAACAGGGAAAGCTATGCCGGTAATATGAAATACAGGAAAAAGGTCAATTACTATACAATGGGCGAATCCTCCAGAAAGACCGCCTTTGTGGCCGGCTACCGGCAGGGTATGTACGTGCCGGAATATATGCAGCATTTTATAAAGTTAATCAGTGAACAGGGAAAGGAATATATATTTTCCTAA
- a CDS encoding M20 family metallopeptidase, with the protein MVMEKEKMYRYIDTIAPQMAAMSDDIFDHPELGLNEHHAFGLLTGWLEKEGFSVERQVAGVETAFRAIYHHGNGGPNIGLLCEYDALPEIGHACGHQLQGPSILAAAAALKNADTEENYTVTVYGTPAEESVSGKIMMVKNGCTFEELDVALMMHGSGATQVDVKSLALSKFKIIFHGVSAHAAVKPEKGRSALDGLIMACQGVEFLREHVADDVKMHYTIVNCGGTPANIVPATAEASFYVRSYSRTYLDTVIERFKKVLQGAAMMTETEVEIIEEKGIDSKIPCLALNDILMANASLAEAPRIRPAREKTGSTDFGNIMHRVPGSCIRVAFVKEDAASHSQDYVDAGKSSEAHEAIVYGAKILAGSALDLVMQPELLESVKKEFAERLADEMKMN; encoded by the coding sequence ATGGTAATGGAAAAAGAGAAAATGTACCGGTACATAGATACAATCGCACCTCAGATGGCAGCTATGTCCGATGATATTTTCGACCATCCTGAACTGGGGCTGAACGAGCATCATGCCTTTGGGCTGTTGACCGGGTGGCTGGAAAAAGAGGGGTTTTCGGTGGAACGTCAGGTAGCGGGAGTGGAGACTGCCTTCAGGGCAATTTACCACCATGGAAACGGCGGCCCGAACATCGGCCTTTTGTGTGAGTATGACGCTCTCCCTGAGATCGGCCATGCCTGCGGGCATCAGCTCCAGGGACCGTCGATTCTGGCGGCTGCGGCTGCGCTTAAGAATGCTGATACAGAGGAGAACTATACGGTAACCGTGTATGGAACTCCGGCGGAAGAGAGTGTCAGCGGTAAAATTATGATGGTGAAGAACGGCTGCACATTTGAAGAACTGGATGTGGCCCTGATGATGCATGGAAGCGGCGCAACCCAGGTGGATGTGAAAAGCCTGGCGCTTTCCAAATTCAAAATCATATTCCACGGAGTCAGCGCCCATGCGGCCGTGAAGCCCGAGAAGGGGAGAAGCGCCCTGGACGGACTTATCATGGCATGCCAGGGAGTGGAATTCCTCCGGGAACACGTGGCGGATGATGTGAAAATGCACTACACCATTGTAAACTGCGGAGGCACGCCCGCCAATATCGTTCCGGCGACCGCGGAGGCCAGCTTTTATGTCCGTTCCTACAGCCGTACCTACCTTGACACGGTGATCGAACGATTTAAGAAAGTGCTTCAGGGAGCGGCGATGATGACGGAAACGGAAGTGGAAATCATTGAAGAAAAGGGAATCGACAGCAAGATCCCGTGTCTGGCCTTAAATGATATCCTGATGGCAAACGCTTCCCTGGCAGAAGCGCCGAGAATCAGGCCTGCAAGAGAAAAAACAGGTTCCACCGATTTCGGCAACATCATGCACCGCGTACCGGGTTCCTGTATCAGGGTGGCATTTGTAAAAGAGGATGCGGCGTCCCATTCACAGGACTATGTCGATGCGGGAAAGAGCAGCGAAGCCCATGAGGCAATTGTTTACGGAGCAAAGATTCTGGCCGGTTCGGCACTGGATCTTGTGATGCAGCCGGAGCTTCTTGAATCGGTGAAAAAAGAATTTGCCGAGAGACTGGCTGATGAGATGAAAATGAATTAA